One window from the genome of Gavia stellata isolate bGavSte3 chromosome 10, bGavSte3.hap2, whole genome shotgun sequence encodes:
- the GLRX2 gene encoding glutaredoxin 2 has translation MGNSLPTSAGLSNDAAVNQIQEIISDNCVVIFSKTTCSYCKMAKKLFEGMNISYTAVELDMNKNGSQFQDVLEQMTGGRTVPRVFVNGTFIGGATDTQRLRDEGKLLPLVHQCQVKRKS, from the exons ATGGGGAATAGTCTGCCTACTTCTGCAGGATTGTCTAATGATGCTGCTGTGAATCAAATACAG GAGATTATTTCAGACAACTGTGTGGTGATTTTCTCTAAAACAACATGCTCCTACtgcaaaatggcaaaaaaactTTTTGAGGGTATGAATATAAGTTATACAGCTGTAGAACTGGACATGAATAAAAATGGAAGTCAGTTCCAAGATGTTCTTGAACAGATGACTGGTGGCAGAACA GTCCCGAGAGTGTTTGTCAATGGGACTTTTATTGGAGGTGCTACAGATACTCAAAGGCTTCGTGACGAAGGCAAACTGCTTCCACTAGTTCATCAATGtcaagtgaaaagaaaatcctga